The uncultured Cohaesibacter sp. genomic sequence GCCCGACAGCGGCAAGCCACCGCGATCGGTTGTCCGCCAAAAGACAAGCGGAAGTTAGGTTCGTCTGGCGGATATAGCCGCTCTTTTCAATGACGTTTCTTCCTCCAGAAGCCGTCGCGCCATTGTCCTCTGGTCGCAGGAGGCGGCTCCGTATCAGTCCTTATGTCGAACTCGAGCCACTTCTAGCCGTGACGCTCTGAGGTGTCGTTGATTTCCCGCAAACTTGGATGGAGAAGAACGTCTTTCTGGAGCGAAGATTTATACTAAAGTGCTAGGATGGAATAGTTCGACCTTTCGATAATTTTGATGCCTATTTGGTTGCGCTCTTGCGCAAAAAGTGAGCAATTATTTATAAAAGTGGCGAGAGTAAGCCATTTTCTTTTCATTTCTTTCAAGTTTGAATGTCGTTGTGGATTGAATTGTTCGGCCATAATTTGGCGATTATCCATCCATATCTCTGCCCAAGGTGACAGAATTGTGATTTTGGCATATCTGTCAGTTTCGAATGGCGGATCTCATGGCTGTCTGCTGCTAGCCTGTTGATGATCGCCACGGGTGACCTATATTCGGGGCAGGATGCACAAAAAGAAGGCTGCATCACCGCTGAAAGAATGCCGGCGACAAGGGCCGGTCATGGAAAGGAAGCGACATGGCAACAATCGCGCTTGTCGATGATGATCGCAACATCCTGACTTCGGTGTCCATCGCGCTGGAAAGTGAAGGATACAAGGTCGATACCTACACAGATGGCGCCTCCGGGCTTGACGGCCTGTTGCATGCGCCGCCCGATCTTGCGATTCTTGATATCAAGATGCCGCGCATGGATGGTATGGAGCTTCTCCGCCGCCTGCGTCAGAAGACCGATCTGCCAGTGATCTTCCTCACCTCCAAGGATGATGAGATCGACGAGCTCTTCGGCCTGAAGATGGGCGCCGATGACTTCATTCACAAACCTTTCTCCCAGCGTCTGCTCGTTGAGCGCGTCAAGGCCGTTCTACGGCGCGCTCAGGCGCGTGAGACGGTGATCAAGGGTGAAGGCCAGACCAACAAGTCCGATCTTCTGGAACGTGGGCAGCTGTCCATGGATCAGGAGCGGCACACCTGTAGCTGGGATGGTAAGCCGGTGACCCTGACGGTGACCGAGTTTCTCATTCTCTTCTCGCTTGCCCAGCGCCCCGGCGTGGTCAAGAGCCGCAATGCCTTGATGGATGCGGCCTATGAGGATCAGGTCTATGTGGATGATCGCACGATCGACAGCCACATCAAGCGTCTGCGCAAGAAGTTCAAGGCGGTCGACGACAATTTCGATATGATCGAAACCCTTTACGGTGTCGGCTATCGCTTCCGCGAGAGCGCCTGACCGTCAAGAGCTGAAAAGCTTGCTTTCAAAGGCTCCGCATTCGGGAGCCTGCCATTCAACAGAATGGCTTGCATGGAACCGCGTCTGGGCTGACAATGGCGGTCAGCCCGGGGCCTGATAGGCCGAAAGGCAATCAAGACAGAATGAAGGGTGACGTGAGGCAAAGGCTCTACGCGCACTTCATTTCCGACCATCGGGACCATGAGGGCCGTAGCGCGGCCCCTTTGGCATTTGGTGGCACCAGTCATCGGGACCGATCCTGAAGGCTGGTCCAAATGCTGCGAACACTGGAAAAGCATGCTGCAGCAGAACAACAATCAGGGACAGAAAAGGCAGAAAGGCAAGCGCTCGCCCAAACGCGAAGCGCGCCTGCTTCGGCGGATTCTGGGGCGGGTGACCTCGTCAATTGCCTTCTCGTCGCTGACCCGACGCATTGTTTTTCTCAATCTTGCAGCGCTCGCGGTTCTGGTGCTCGGCATCATGTATCTCAACCAGTTTCGCGAAGGCCTTATCGACAGCCGTGTTCGATCCCTGATGACACAGGGCAACATCATCGCCGGTGCGATTGCCGCCTCCGCCGCCTCTGAGGCAGATGCCATCACCATCAGCCCGGATCGCTTGCTCGAACTGCAGGCCGGGGAGAGCTTCACCCCGAGTGACGATACCTTCGGCTTCTTTGAATTTCCCATCGATCCCGAGCGCGCAGCCCCGATCCTGCGGGCCGCCCTCTCAACCACAGACACCCGTGCCCGGATCTATGATCTGTCGGGCAATCTGGTGGTGGATTCCCGCCAGCTTCATGCCCGCGGCATCCTTCGCTTCAATCTTCCCGATCCCACGCAGGAAGACGAAACCGGCTGGATGGAAATGTGGAGCCGCTTCATCAGTTGGCTGAGACAGGCGGAATTGCCACTCTATAAGGAACTGGGCAGCACGGACGGTCGCGGCTATCCCGAGGTCGCTCTGGCCCTCGACGGCTCGGCGGCTTCCATCGTTCGAGTCAACGACAAAGGCCGCCTGATCGTCTCCGCGGCGGTCCCGATCCAGCGTTCCCGGGTGATTGCCGGTGCTCTGCTCCTCTCGACCCGGGATGGCGAGATCGACGAGATCGTCACCGCTGAACGTCTCGGCATCCTGCGCGTCTTCCTCATTGCCGCCGTCGTCACGAGCACCCTGTCGATTCTTCTGGCCGGGACCATCGCTGGCCCGGTACGCAAGCTCTCCGAGGCCGCAGAGCGCGTCCGGCGCGGTGTCAAATCCCGTGAGCAGATCCCCGATTTCTCCGACCGAACAGACGAAATCGGCCAGTTAAGTCAGTCTTTGCGGGACATGACGAAAACCCTTTATCAACGCATGGACGCCATCGAGGCCTTTGCCGCTGATGTGGCCCACGAGCTGAAAAATCCGTTGACATCCCTGCGCTCGGCGGTGGAGACGCTGCCCCTCGCCAAGAAGCCAGAAGCGCAGGAACGGCTTGCCGGGATCATTTTGCATGACGTGCGCCGCCTCGACCGCCTGATCTCAGACATTTCCGACGCGTCGCGACTCGATGCCGAGTTGGCACGGCAGGAATCAGAGGCCATCGACCTTTACGCCCTGCTCGAGACCATCGTCGCCATTCAGGACGAAATCGGCAGCAAGTCGGGCGTCCGCGTTACCCTTCAGGGCGAGGCCAAGCCGGCAAAGAACGACAAGCGCCTGTTCGTCAATGGCAACGACAGCCGCATCGGTCAAGTCTTCGTCAATCTCATTGACAATGCCCGTTCCTTCTCGCCGGAAGGCAGCGAGGTAGTCGTCACTCTCAACCGCGAAGATCGCTGGATCACGGTGACCGTCGATGATTGCGGTCCGGGCATTCAGGCCGAGGATGTCAACCGAGTGTTCGAACGCTTCTATACCGATCGTCCGCAAGGCGAGGATTTCGGCCAGAACTCGGGCCTTGGTCTGTCGATCTCGAAACAGATCGTCGAGGCCTATCAGGGACGCATCGAGGCGCTCAACCGCGTCGAGGAAACCGGTGAGGAAGACGGGGAGGACGAAGCCGCCCTGCCGCACAAAGTTCTCGGTGCCCGCTTCTCGGTTCGCTTCCCGGCGATGGCAAAGACTGCTGCCAAGAAGCCCGAGCCCAAACCGGACCGAGCTGACAAGTCCTGATGCCCGCTGACGAGTGTCAAAAGGAGCCTGTGCATGTCTCACTATCTTGACCCGGACAAGGACCATGCCTTCAACGGACCGTCCTTCCGCTTGCCTCAGGAACTGGAAGAGACGAGCGAGATCATGCATGCCGCAGGCGTTATCATTCATCGCTTCGGCATCCTGCTGCGTGGCCCGTCCGGCAGCGGTAAGTCGCTCCTGCAGCGGAAGCTGCGTCAGGAGGCGCAGGCCCGTGGCAAGTTCTCTGCCCTGATCAGCGATGATTATGTGCGTCTGGCACGCCCCGATCCTCAGGCCGAAGGGGAGGGAGCGCCGCTTTTGGCCTTTGCTCCGGTCACCACGCGCCAATTGCAGGAGGTGCGCGGCATCGGTGTTATCGAACTGGAACCCTCTGAGGTGGTTTCCCGCGCCGTGATTCACTTGCTTGTTGATCTGGTTGCGGAGCATAAAATTGAGCGCATGCCGGGAGTCGCTGGCGCCGAGACCTTATGCCTTGGTGCGCCGGTTGCGCATTTGTCGGTTCCCGAACGGTCTGTCGACGTGGCCAGTGATCTGGTTTTTGCGCTTCTTTCCACATGGAAGCGCTGAGCAAGTCGGTCCAAAAGTGACATTTGGGCTTGCGTTCGACCCGTCTGTGGTGAAGATAGTCAAACTTCTAATGCTGTCTCTGCAGCACGCATCGCCCAGAGCGGCAAAGAAAGCATGGAGCCTCGCTCCGACAATTGGGAGAAGTCAGACACAATGATCGGTCTAGTCCTTGTTACACATGGTCATCTCGCAGAAGAATTCCGCTCTGCTCTTGAGCATGTCGTTGGTCCTCAGGAGCAGATCGAGACCATCTGCATCGGACCGGACGATGACATGGAGCAGCGCCGGCAGGACATCATCGATGCTGTCGAAGCGGTGAATGACGATCAGGGTGTTGTGCTTTTGACCGACATGTTCGGCGGGACCCCCTCCAACATGGCCATTTCCGTCATGGACACCGAACGCGTTGAAGTGCTGGCCGGGGTCAATCTGCCGATGCTCATCAAACTAGCCAGTGTCCGCTCGGATCGCTCGATCACCGACGCTGTGCATGAAGCTTGTGAAGCGGGTAGAAAATACATTAACATAGCCAGCAAGTTGCTTTCGGGTGAATGACACGCCGATGCAATGGTCGGGTCAGGAGCGGCATGTCTGGCGATCGCCCGAACGCACAAGCCGTTTCTGAATGACAAGAGAATATCCTTTTCGTGACTGACCAATCCTTCTCCGGCACTCTGACGATCCGAAACAAGCGCGGCCTTCATGCAAGGGCATCCGCCAAATTCGTCCAGCTTGTCGACACCTTTGATGCCTCGGTCACCGTGTCCAAGGATGGCCAGACCGTCTGGGGCAATTCCATTATGGGTCTGATGATGCTTGCCGCCGCTCCGGGATGCTGTATCGAGGTGGTCGCGTCCGGCAATCAGGCCGAACAGGTGCTTCAGGCCATCGCCGATCTTGTCGAGGACCGATTCGGCGAAGGCGAATGACGGCCGCTCCCCGGCTCGATGGGCCCGCGTATGAATTTTGATCACAAATGTCTCAGCCTCTGCTGTCCGACCGGGTTCTTTGGTGCATAAAAACCAACGCGAGAGCCGCGACGCAGTCGCGACAAAGAGCCTTGTCACAGAGTTTTCCCCGCTAAAATATTGCGCGAATTCAATCGGTTCGGGCGCAGCGGGTGGTTGTATACTTTATTTGGTTCTGTTTTGAATGTGGTGGAGTAATTCTTCCAAACGGGACGATTCAAGGCGGAATCACGCTCTGTGATCAAGTTGAACCAAATGTAAAAACTGAGCCTTTTCAGGGTTCAATGCGTTTTTTTGAAGCTGTTTCAAAGTAATTTTTTGCGCCATGATGGATTCGAAACTCGATTTGAAAAATATTCGAAAAATAATTTATGCTCCGGATTTAACGTTTGGTGCAAGATATTCATGTGTCTCCGTATCTATCATTGACTGGCCTTCGCGTGACTTGTTATCCTCCGCCGCGTGAAACGAATTTGCGCCATCTGTCGGTAAGGGAAGACTGATCCGCCAGAGGGTTTGCAAGAATTTATTCTTTTGATGGGGTCGGTCAGAATTGAATGGTTTTGTCCGGGTCCATATCCCTATGCATCATTCGCATCGGGCAAATGCAAATTCAATGATGAACAACGCGGCCATGCTCTGTGTGTCCGCACATAGGTTGTCACAACGAATTAAAGACCATCTCGGAGGTTTATTCATATGAAACGACTCCTGCTCGCTGCCCTGATGTTGTCAGGCTCGGCCCTCTCTTCACATGCGGCTGATTGCGGCAAAGTCACCATCGCTGACATGAACTGGAACTCTGCGACCCTGATCGCCAATGTCGAGAAAATCATGCTCGAATATGGCTTCGGTTGCGAAGCGGAACTGGTTCCCGGCGACACCATGCCGACCGGCGCATCCATGACCGAAAAAGGCGAGCCTGATATCGCTCCCGAATTCTGGTCCAACTCCATGCGCGAAGCGATCGACAAGGGTGTTGAAGAAGGCCGTCTGGCCATCGTCGGCAAATCCCTGTCCGACGGCGGTGAAGAAGGCTTCTGGGTTCCGTCCTACATGGTGGAAAAAGATCCCAGCCTTGCGACCATCGAAGGCGTGCTGAAGAATGCGAAACTCTTCCCGCATCCTGAAGACGACACCAAGAGCGCCTTCTACGGCTGCCCGGCTGGCTGGAACTGCCAGATTTCGTCCGGCAACCTGTTCAAGGCTCTCAATCTTGAAGATGCCGGTTTCGAAATCGTCGATCCGGGTTCGGGAGCAGGCCTGTCCGGTTCCATCGCCAAAGCCTACGAGCGTGGCGAAGGCTGGTTTGGCTACTATTGGGCTCCGACCGCCGTTCTCGGCAAATACAAAATGACCAAGGTCGACTTCGGCTCTGGTGTTGATGAAGCCCACTTCAAGGCTTGCACCACCCAGAACGATTGTGCTGATCCCAAACCGACCATGTATCCGCCGTCTCTTGTTCAGTCGATCACCACTGGCGACTTCGCCAAAGCCCAGCCGGAAATCGTGGAATTCCTCGGCAAGCTCTCCTTCACCAACGACGAGATGAACACTCTTCTGGCTTGGATGGAAGACAACCAGGCCGATGGCGAGATTGCTGGTATCTACTTCCTTCAGAACAACGAAGAGAAGTGGAGCAAGTGGGTCTCTGACGACATGGCAGCCAAAATCAAGGAAGCTGTGGCTGCGATGTAAGATCTTCACCCTCCAAGGGGTGCTTTGCCCGGGCGACCACAGGTGGCCCGGGTTCTTTCGTAAATGGTCCGCTTTTCCGTCTTCAAGCTTAAACACATCACAAGCATGTGTGGCTCTGAACACTGAAAAGTGGATTTCTCTGACCAACTAGGCA encodes the following:
- a CDS encoding PTS sugar transporter subunit IIA; protein product: MIGLVLVTHGHLAEEFRSALEHVVGPQEQIETICIGPDDDMEQRRQDIIDAVEAVNDDQGVVLLTDMFGGTPSNMAISVMDTERVEVLAGVNLPMLIKLASVRSDRSITDAVHEACEAGRKYINIASKLLSGE
- a CDS encoding ABC transporter substrate-binding protein, with translation MKRLLLAALMLSGSALSSHAADCGKVTIADMNWNSATLIANVEKIMLEYGFGCEAELVPGDTMPTGASMTEKGEPDIAPEFWSNSMREAIDKGVEEGRLAIVGKSLSDGGEEGFWVPSYMVEKDPSLATIEGVLKNAKLFPHPEDDTKSAFYGCPAGWNCQISSGNLFKALNLEDAGFEIVDPGSGAGLSGSIAKAYERGEGWFGYYWAPTAVLGKYKMTKVDFGSGVDEAHFKACTTQNDCADPKPTMYPPSLVQSITTGDFAKAQPEIVEFLGKLSFTNDEMNTLLAWMEDNQADGEIAGIYFLQNNEEKWSKWVSDDMAAKIKEAVAAM
- a CDS encoding response regulator transcription factor: MATIALVDDDRNILTSVSIALESEGYKVDTYTDGASGLDGLLHAPPDLAILDIKMPRMDGMELLRRLRQKTDLPVIFLTSKDDEIDELFGLKMGADDFIHKPFSQRLLVERVKAVLRRAQARETVIKGEGQTNKSDLLERGQLSMDQERHTCSWDGKPVTLTVTEFLILFSLAQRPGVVKSRNALMDAAYEDQVYVDDRTIDSHIKRLRKKFKAVDDNFDMIETLYGVGYRFRESA
- a CDS encoding sensor histidine kinase — its product is MAPVIGTDPEGWSKCCEHWKSMLQQNNNQGQKRQKGKRSPKREARLLRRILGRVTSSIAFSSLTRRIVFLNLAALAVLVLGIMYLNQFREGLIDSRVRSLMTQGNIIAGAIAASAASEADAITISPDRLLELQAGESFTPSDDTFGFFEFPIDPERAAPILRAALSTTDTRARIYDLSGNLVVDSRQLHARGILRFNLPDPTQEDETGWMEMWSRFISWLRQAELPLYKELGSTDGRGYPEVALALDGSAASIVRVNDKGRLIVSAAVPIQRSRVIAGALLLSTRDGEIDEIVTAERLGILRVFLIAAVVTSTLSILLAGTIAGPVRKLSEAAERVRRGVKSREQIPDFSDRTDEIGQLSQSLRDMTKTLYQRMDAIEAFAADVAHELKNPLTSLRSAVETLPLAKKPEAQERLAGIILHDVRRLDRLISDISDASRLDAELARQESEAIDLYALLETIVAIQDEIGSKSGVRVTLQGEAKPAKNDKRLFVNGNDSRIGQVFVNLIDNARSFSPEGSEVVVTLNREDRWITVTVDDCGPGIQAEDVNRVFERFYTDRPQGEDFGQNSGLGLSISKQIVEAYQGRIEALNRVEETGEEDGEDEAALPHKVLGARFSVRFPAMAKTAAKKPEPKPDRADKS
- a CDS encoding HPr family phosphocarrier protein, which translates into the protein MTDQSFSGTLTIRNKRGLHARASAKFVQLVDTFDASVTVSKDGQTVWGNSIMGLMMLAAAPGCCIEVVASGNQAEQVLQAIADLVEDRFGEGE